A stretch of the Argentina anserina chromosome 6, drPotAnse1.1, whole genome shotgun sequence genome encodes the following:
- the LOC126796646 gene encoding heat stress transcription factor B-3, which translates to MEGVCDQKGLLESLRKSSPPPFLLKTYMLVEDPATDPVISWNEDGSAFVVWQPAEFSRDLLPTLFKHSNFSSFVRQLNTYGFRKVATSRWEFCNEKFRKGEKDHLCEIRRRKAWANKQQPTTSLAQGQEAPDYDHSDEDQERSSSTSSSEYSSLIDENKRLKMENGVLSCELTSMKNKCKELLDLVAKYGRDSERGQEEEDQRPKLFGVRLEVEGERERKRKRELISESASILLSQACK; encoded by the exons ATGGAGGGTGTGTGTGATCAAAAGGGTCTGTTGGAATCCTTGAGGAAGTCGAGCCCGCCTCCTTTCTTGTTGAAGACGTACATGCTGGTGGAGGATCCGGCAACTGACCCCGTGATATCGTGGAACGAGGATGGGTCGGCCTTCGTGGTGTGGCAGCCGGCCGAGTTTTCCCGTGACCTCCTCCCAACTCTCTTCAAGCACAGTAACTTCTCTAGCTTTGTCAGGCAGCTTAACACTTAC GGATTTCGCAAAGTTGCAACAAGCCGGTGGGAGTTTTGCAATGAAAAGTTCCGAAAGGGTGAAAAGGATCATTTGTGTGAAATCCGTCGTAGAAAAGCATGGGCGAACAAGCAACAGCCCACCACGAGTTTAGCTCAAGGCCAAGAAGCACCAGATTATGATCACTCTGATGAAGACCAGGAAAGGTCTTCCTCAACTTCTTCATCTGAGTACAGCTCTCTTATTGATGAAAACAAACGGCTGAAGATGGAAAATGGGGTCCTGAGCTGCGAGCTCACGAGCATGAAAAACAAGTGCAAGGAGCTTCTCGATTTGGTGGCAAAGTATGGCCGGGATTCAGAGAGAGGTCAAGAGGAAGAAGACCAAAGGCCAAAGCTGTTTGGGGTAAGATTGGAggttgagggagagagagaaaggaagagaaagagagagttaATTAGTGAAAGCGCAAGCATTTTACTATCTCAAGCATGCAAATAA
- the LOC126796645 gene encoding regulator of nonsense transcripts UPF2, with the protein MSVKTSSEMDHNEEEAGGGAGAEPHGKQDDEEAVARLEEMKKSIESKMALRQSNLNPERPDPGFLRTLDSSIKRNTAVIKKLKQINEEQREGLMDDLRSVNLSKFVSEAVTAICEAKLRSSDIQAAVQICSLLHQRYKDFSPTLVQGLLKVFFPGKSGDDPDADKNLRAMKKRSTLKLLLELYFVGVIEDGAIFVNIIKDLTSGEHLKDRETTQTNLTLLASFARQGRMFLCLPLSGPEIYAEFFKGLNITPDQKKFFKKAFQTYYEVAAELLQAEHTSLRQMEHENARILNAKGELSDESASSYEKLRKSYDHLYRNVTALAEALDMQPPVMPEDGHTTRVTSGDDASSPAVGKDSSTLEAIWDDEDTRAFYECLPDLRAFVPAVLLGEAESKVNEQSAKTQEQPTEPAAESDQSQQATEEAAESSLAVGASQEGKIREKGKEKEEKDKIKEAEKEKGDRKGENEKEKLKSIEGTNLDALLQRLPGCVSRDLIDQLTVEFCYLNSKANRKKLVRAVFNVPRTSLELLPYYSRMVATLSTCMKDVSSMLLAMLEEEFNFLINKKDQMNIETKIRNIRFIGELCKFRIVPAGLVFSCLKACLDDFSHHNIDVACNLLETCGRFLYRSPETTVRMANMLEILMRLKNVKNLDPRHSTLVENAYYLCKPPERSARVAKVRPPLHQYIRKLLFSDLDKSTLEHVLRQLRKLPWGECEPYLLKCFMKVHKGKYGQIHLIASLTAGLSRYHDEFAVSVVDEVLEEIRLGLEVNEYGMQQRRIAHMRFLGELYNYEHVDSSVIFETLYLILIFGHGTTEQDVLDPPEDCFRMRMVITLLETCGHYFDRGSSKRKLDRFLMHFQRYILSKGLLPLDVEFDLQDLFAELRPNMTRYSSLEEVNAALVELEEHERTVSTDKANNEKHSDTEKSARRNTSSKTTVNGQSAVNGMDENDGVHEDHRDSDSDSGSGTVDPDRHEEELDEENHDDGSESDEDDDDDGGGPASDEEDEVHVRQKVAEVDPQVEADFELDLKAVMQESMEQRRQELRGRPTLNMMIPMNLFEGSTRDHHGRIGGDSGDEGDEKSGGSKEVQVKVLVKRGNKQQTKQMSIPRDCSLIQSTKQKEAAELEEKQDIKRLVLEYNDREEEELNGLGSQTLNYAQSGGTRFSGRGSTWEGTSGRGGGPRRYHSSYSGAGIYYNSRRK; encoded by the exons CAAGATGATGAG GAAGCTGTTGCTCGGCTTGAGGaaatgaagaaatctattGAGTCGAAGATGGCTCTTCGTCAGAGCAATTTGAACCCTGAGAGGCCTG ACCCGGGATTTCTGAGGACACTGGATTCCAGTATTAAACGCAACACAGCGGTTATTAAAAAACTAAAGCAGATAAATGAGGAGCAGCGAGAAGGGCTGATGGATGACTTGAGGAGTGTTAACCTCAGTAAATTTGTTAGTGAAGCTGTTACTGCTATTTGTGAGGCCAAACTTAGATCGTCGGACATACAAGCAGCAGTTCAG ATCTGCTCTCTGCTTCATCAAAGATACAAAGACTTCTCCCCAACCCTCGTTCAAGGTCTTTTGAAAGTGTTCTTTCCGGGAAAGTCTGGGGATGACCCGGATGCAGATAAGAACCTGAGGGCCATGAAGAAGCGTAGCACTTTGAAACTCCTTTTGGAACTTTACTTTGTTGGAGTTATAGAAGATGGTGCTATTTTTGTGAATATTATTAAAGATCTTACCAGTGGAGAACACTTAAAGGACCGGGAAACTACTCAGACAAATTTGACTCTTCTTGCTAGTTTTGCTCGGCAGGGAAGAATGTTCCTTTGTCTTCCACTCTCTGGGCCAGAAATATATGCAGAG TTTTTTAAGGGCCTTAATATCACACCTGATCAAAAGAAGTTCTTTAAGAAGGCATTTCAAACATATTACGAAGTTGCAGCAGAACTGCTTCAGGCTGAGCATACT TCACTTCGCCAAATGGAGCATGAGAATGCAAGAATCCTTAATGCAAAAGGAGAGCTCAGTGATGAAAGTGCCTCTTCATATGAAAAGCTGCGCAAATCTTATGACCATTTGTACCGCAATGTCACAGC ATTAGCAGAAGCACTTGATATGCAACCTCCAGTAATGCCAGAGGATGGTCACACAACTAGGGTTACTAGCGGAGATGATGCTTCATCTCCAGCTGTTGGAAAGGATTCTTCCACACTTGAAGCCATATGGGACGATGAAGATACTAGGGCTTTCTATGAATGTTTGCCAGATCTTAG GGCATTTGTTCCAGCTgtgttacttggagaagcggagTCAAAAGTCAATGAGCAATCTGCAAAGACCCAAGAGCAACCAACT GAACCTGCGGCTGAATCAGACCAGAGTCAACAGGCTACAGAAGAAGCTGCAGAATCTTCTTTGGCAGTTGGTGCTTCACAAGAAGGAAAAATCAGAGAGAAAGGAAAGGAGAAGGAAGAGAAAGACAAGATCAAAGAGgcggagaaagaaaaaggtgaCAGGAAGGGAGAAAATGAGAAGGAGAAACTGAAAAGTATTGAAGGAACAAATTTGGACGCTTTACTGCAGAGGCTTCCTGGTTGTGTGAGCCGTGATCTCATTGACCAATTGACT GTAGAGTTTTGTTATCTAAATTCTAAAGCAAATCGGAAAAAGCTTGTGAGGGCAGTGTTTAATGTCCCCAGGACATCATTGGAGCTACTGCCGTACTACTCACGCATGGTTGCCACTCTGTCGACTTGTATGAAGGATGTATCATCTATGCTTCTTGCTATGTTGGAGGAGGAGTTCAATttcttaataaataaaaag GATCAAATGAATATTGAAACGAAGATTAGGAATATTAGATTTATCGGGGAACTCTGTAAGTTCAGAATTGTACCAGCTGGTCTTGTGTTTAGTTGTTTAAAG GCTTGTCTAGATGATTTCTCTCATCATAATATTGATGTTGCTTGCAATCTTCTTGAGACCTGTGGGCGTTTCCTGTATCGGTCTCCTGAAACTACTGTGCGGATGGCTAACATGTTGGAAATATTAATGCGCTTAAAGAATGTGAAAAATTTGGATCCTCGGCACAGCACCCTTGTTGAAAATGCTTACTACCTGTGCAAACCACCTGAGAGGTCCGCACGAGTCGCTAAAGTCCGTCCTCCATTGCATCAG TATATAAGAAAGCTGCTATTCTCAGATCTTGATAAATCTACCCTTGAGCATGTGCTGAGGCAACTGCGCAAACTACCGTGGGGTGAATGTGAGCCATATCTTCTGAAATGTTTTATGAAGGTTCACAAAGGGAAGTATGGTCAGATCCATTTGATTGCATCTCTCACTGCTGGCCTGAGTCGGTATCATGATGAATTTGCTGTCTCTGTTGTTGATGAG GTTTTAGAGGAGATCAGGCTTGGCCTAGAAGTAAATGAGTACGGAATGCAGCAAAGACGAATTGCCCATATGCGATTCCTAGGAGAACTATACAACTATGAACATGTCGATTCTTCTGTTATATTTGAGACTCTATACTTGATTCTCATCTTTGGCCATGGCACAACAGAG CAAGATGTACTGGATCCACCAGAAGATTGTTTTCGCATGAGGATGGTTATTACGCTTCTTGAAACTTGTGGACATTACTTTGACCGAGGCTCTTCGAAGAGGAAACTTGATCGGTTCTTGATGCACTTTCAGAGATATATACTAAGCAAAGGTCTACTACCACTAGATGTTGAGTTTGATCTACAG GACTTATTTGCAGAATTGCGACCCAACATGACTCGATACTCATCCCTTGAAGAAGTTAATGCAGCTCTGGTAGAACTTGAGGAGCATGAGCGTACTGTCTCCACCGACAAGGCCAATAATGAGAAGCACTCAGACACTGAAAAGTCTGCTAGGAGGAATACCTCCAGTAAAACAACAGTGAATGGACAGAGTGCTGTCAATGGTATGGATGAAAATGATGGGGTGCATGAAGACCATAGAGATAGCGACAGTGATTCGGGAAGTGGCACTGTTGATCCTGACAGACATGAAGAAGAATTGGATGAAGAGAATCATGATGATGGATCAGAGAGTGacgaggatgatgatgatgatggggGTGGACCTGCTTCGGATGAGGAGGATGAAGTCCATGTCAGACAGAAGGTTGCAGAGGTTGATCCTCAGGTAGAAGCAGATTTTGAGCTGGATCTCAAGGCTGTTATGCAG GAAAGCATGGAGCAACGAAGACAAGAGCTGCGAGGTCGGCCTACGTTGAATATGATGATACCAATGAATTTGTTTGAGGGGTCCACCAGGGATCATCATGGACGCATCGGAGGGGACAGTGGTGATGAGGGAGATGAAAAGTCTGGAGGAAGCAAGGAGGTCCAAGTCAAAGTTCTTGTGAAGCGTGGTAACAAGCAACAGACAAAGCAGATGTCCATCCCTCGGGACTGCTCCCTTATTCAGAGCACGAAACAGAAAGAAGCAGCAGAGCTTGAAGAGAAACAAGACATCAAGAGGCTGGTGTTGGAATATAATGATAGAGAAGAGGAGGAACTCAATGGATTAGGTTCCCAGACTTTGAACTATGCACAGAGTGGGGGCACTAGATTTTCCGGTCGTGGCAGCACTTGGGAAGGAACTAGTGGCAGAGGCGGTGGACCACGTCGATATCATAGTAGTTATTCCGGTGCCGGAATTTATTACAACAGCAGGAGAAAGTGA